The following are encoded in a window of Paramormyrops kingsleyae isolate MSU_618 chromosome 12, PKINGS_0.4, whole genome shotgun sequence genomic DNA:
- the LOC111845321 gene encoding glycerophosphocholine cholinephosphodiesterase ENPP6-like, which produces MMAGLISTCAFIILCCLSGPCFGSRKLLVFLIDGFRYDYIDELENMPGFREIVDNGVKVDYMTPDFPSLSFPNYYSLMTGRHCEVHQMTGNYMWDQTSLKEFNIGTNPDSRLPIWWEGSEPLWVTMQKLKKDVYMYYWPGCEVSILGVRPAFCEEYAYNPSVKNFTDAIEHALNALRGKVTMATVYYENIDVEGHHYGPQSPQVKTAILNLDSALQTLNKKIKEKNMQEDLNVIMFSDHGMTDIQWMEKVIELQLYINMSDIIKMMDRGPVVSLWPKPAKFESVYRSLSIARNMKVYKKPEIPQRFHYKGGKFVAALTLVADPGWFITESIAKLPYWQNGTGNGWQRGWHGYDNEFLDMRGFFLARGPDFKKNLKAAPIRTVDVYNLMCNVLGIQPLPNNGSWSRVEYMLSGAATQSPPFLLGTAASVLLALVLTF; this is translated from the exons ATGATGGCAGGACTAATATCAACATGTGCCTTCATTATACTCTGCTGTTTATCGGGACCATGCTTCGGCAGCCGAAAACTCCTGGTGTTTCTGATCGACGGCTTCCGTTACGATTACATCGACGAGCTGGAGAACATGCCGGGGTTCCGAGAAATAGTGGATAACGGCGTTAAGGTGGATTACATGACGCCCGATTTCCCAAGTCTCTCTTTTCCTAATTACTACTCACTAATGACAG GGCGGCACTGTGAAGTGCACCAGATGACGGGGAATTACATGTGGGATCAAACCTCGCTGAAGGAGTTCAACATCGGCACAAACCCGGACAGCCGCCTGCCGATATGGTGGGAGGGTTCGGAGCCCCTCTGGGTGACCATGCAGAAACTGAAGAAAGACGTCTATATGTATTACTGGCCAG GCTGTGAGGTATCAATTCTGGGGGTCCGTCCTGCATTCTGTGAGGAATATGCCTACAACCCATCAGTAAAAAACTTTACAGATGCTATCGAGCATGCTCTCAATGCACTACG GGGCAAGGTCACCATGGCTACAGTGTACTATGAGAATATTGATGTGGAGGGACACCATTATGGCCCCCAGTCCCCACAGGTGAAGACCGCGATCTTAAACCTGGACTCTGCGCTTCAGACATTGAACAAGAAGATCAAG GAGAAAAACATGCAGGAAGACCTTAATGTTATAATGTTCTCGGACCACGGTATGACTGACATACAGTGGATGGAGAAGGTCATCGAGCTCCAGCTGTACATCAACATGTCTGACATTATAAAGATGATGGACAGGGGACCTGTTGTCAGTCTGTGGCCTAAACCAGCCAAGTTTGAATCG GTTTACAGAAGTCTAAGCATTGCAAGGAACATGAAGGTGTACAAGAAACCAGAAATTCCACAGCGATTCCATTACAAGGGTGGGAAGTTTGTTGCTGCATTGACTCTCGTGGCTGACCCTGGATGGTTCATTACTGAG AGCATAGCAAAGCTGCCTTACTGGCAGAACGGCACTGGGAATGGCTGGCAGCGTGGATGGCACGGCTATGATAACGAGTTCCTGGACATGAGGGGATTCTTTCTGGCTCGTGGACCAG ATTTCAAGAAGAATCTTAAAGCAGCTCCAATCCGCACGGTGGACGTGTACAACTTAATGTGCAACGTCCTTGGGATCCAGCCGCTGCCCAACAACGGTTCCTGGTCCCGGGTGGAGTAcatgttgagcggagcggctacCCAGTCCCCGCCTTTCCTCCTCGGCACCGCTGCCTCCGTCCTGCTGGCACTGGTCCTGACCTTCTAG